One Microbacterium sp. No. 7 genomic window carries:
- the cydB gene encoding cytochrome d ubiquinol oxidase subunit II: MDLAYLWFFIVGVLFVGYFVLDGFDFGVGISLPFLGKDEVSRRQIINTIGPVWDLNETWVIVAGACLFAAFPEWYATLFSGFYLALLLILLALILRGVSFEYRHQRDSMRWKRGFDRMIFIGSVLPALLWGVAVGNIVQGVPLDADHNFTGSLLTLLNPYGLWVGVTTLLLFWLHGIFFLALKTDGQVKADAHALARKVGVAAVVFAAGTVVWTIAIAAGREAPLLWAVIACGAVAAVMLICSIVFNWTLKDGWAFATGTVTIMFAVLTLWLALFPYVMPSSTDPAGSLTIENASSTAMTLEIMSWAALVFLPLVLAYQAWTYWVFRKRVTRSRIEEAEAAPAH, translated from the coding sequence ATGGATCTCGCCTACCTCTGGTTCTTCATCGTCGGAGTGCTCTTCGTCGGCTACTTCGTGCTCGACGGATTCGATTTCGGCGTCGGCATCTCGCTCCCCTTCCTCGGCAAGGACGAGGTCTCGCGCCGGCAGATCATCAACACGATCGGCCCGGTCTGGGACCTCAACGAGACGTGGGTCATCGTCGCCGGCGCGTGCCTGTTCGCCGCCTTCCCCGAGTGGTACGCCACGCTGTTCAGCGGCTTCTACCTGGCCCTGCTGCTCATCCTGCTCGCGCTCATCCTGCGCGGCGTCTCGTTCGAGTACCGGCACCAGCGCGACTCGATGCGCTGGAAGCGCGGCTTCGACCGGATGATCTTCATCGGCTCGGTGCTGCCCGCGCTGCTGTGGGGCGTCGCCGTCGGCAACATCGTGCAGGGCGTGCCGCTCGACGCCGACCACAACTTCACGGGCTCGCTGCTCACGCTGCTCAACCCCTACGGCCTGTGGGTCGGCGTCACGACGCTGCTGCTGTTCTGGCTGCACGGCATCTTCTTCCTCGCCCTCAAGACCGACGGGCAGGTGAAGGCCGACGCGCACGCGCTCGCCCGCAAGGTGGGCGTCGCCGCCGTCGTGTTCGCCGCGGGCACGGTCGTGTGGACGATCGCCATCGCGGCGGGCCGCGAGGCGCCGCTGCTGTGGGCCGTGATCGCGTGCGGCGCCGTCGCCGCGGTCATGCTCATCTGCTCGATCGTCTTCAACTGGACGCTCAAGGACGGCTGGGCCTTCGCGACGGGGACGGTCACCATCATGTTCGCGGTGCTGACCCTGTGGCTCGCGCTGTTCCCCTACGTCATGCCCTCGTCGACCGACCCCGCGGGCAGCCTCACGATCGAGAACGCGTCGAGCACCGCCATGACGCTGGAGATCATGAGCTGGGCGGCGCTCGTGTTCCTGCCGCTCGTGCTGGCCTACCAGGCGTGGACCTACTG
- a CDS encoding cytochrome ubiquinol oxidase subunit I, whose product MDLLDPLLLARWQFGLTTLYHFIFVPLTLGLAPMIAIFQTVWYRTGDVKWLHLTRFFGKIFLINFAMGVVTGIVQEFQFGMNWSSYSRFVGDVFGAPLAFEGLMAFFFEATFIGLWIFGWDKLPRGVHLACIWITAAGTWMSAYFILAANAFMQNPVGYQMSAEGHRAEMAHFGELLVNPVALTQFPHTLFAACMFAAGVVIAAAAWHLARGQNVEMMRSALRFGLWSMVISFAGVALSGDQLGLVMVETQPMKMAAAEAMFDSACGADASFSIFSIGTPDGTGEIWSLRVPYLLAFLSTHSLEGCVEGINDLNALYTTELFPQFADQVDGSFAPILWITYWSFRWMMGFGILAAGIAVIGLWVTRKNAKRPVAPWMWRIAVWQAPLALFGSLVGWVFTEMGRQPWIVFGLMLTEDGVSPNVPGWNVLVSLIAFTAIYAGLAVVEFGLIVKAVRKGPETLPDGASDLPVDKTPTTVY is encoded by the coding sequence ATGGACCTGCTCGATCCGCTCCTCCTGGCGCGCTGGCAGTTCGGTCTCACGACGCTCTATCACTTCATCTTCGTTCCGCTGACGCTGGGTCTGGCGCCCATGATCGCGATCTTCCAGACGGTCTGGTACCGCACGGGCGACGTCAAGTGGCTGCACCTCACGCGCTTCTTCGGCAAGATCTTCCTCATCAACTTCGCGATGGGCGTCGTCACCGGCATCGTGCAGGAGTTCCAGTTCGGCATGAACTGGTCGTCATACTCGCGCTTCGTCGGCGACGTCTTCGGCGCGCCGCTCGCCTTCGAGGGCCTCATGGCGTTCTTCTTCGAGGCGACCTTCATCGGCCTGTGGATCTTCGGCTGGGACAAGCTGCCGCGCGGCGTGCACCTGGCCTGCATCTGGATCACGGCGGCCGGCACGTGGATGTCGGCGTACTTCATCCTCGCCGCCAACGCCTTCATGCAGAACCCCGTCGGCTATCAGATGTCGGCGGAGGGGCACCGCGCCGAGATGGCGCACTTCGGCGAGCTGCTGGTCAACCCGGTCGCGCTCACGCAGTTCCCGCACACGCTCTTCGCGGCGTGCATGTTCGCCGCCGGCGTCGTCATCGCCGCAGCGGCGTGGCACCTCGCGCGGGGCCAGAACGTCGAGATGATGCGCTCCGCCCTGCGCTTCGGCCTGTGGTCGATGGTCATCTCCTTCGCCGGCGTCGCGCTCTCGGGCGACCAGCTCGGCCTGGTCATGGTCGAGACGCAGCCGATGAAGATGGCGGCGGCGGAGGCGATGTTCGACTCCGCCTGCGGCGCCGACGCCTCCTTCTCGATCTTCTCGATCGGCACGCCGGACGGCACGGGCGAGATCTGGTCGCTGCGCGTGCCGTACCTGCTCGCCTTCCTGTCCACGCACTCGCTCGAGGGATGCGTCGAGGGCATCAACGACCTCAACGCGCTGTACACGACCGAGCTGTTCCCGCAGTTCGCCGACCAGGTCGACGGCAGCTTCGCGCCGATCCTGTGGATCACCTACTGGTCGTTCCGCTGGATGATGGGCTTCGGCATCCTCGCCGCCGGCATCGCCGTCATCGGGCTGTGGGTCACCCGCAAGAACGCGAAGCGTCCCGTCGCCCCGTGGATGTGGCGCATCGCGGTCTGGCAGGCGCCGCTCGCGCTGTTCGGCTCGCTCGTCGGATGGGTCTTCACCGAGATGGGCCGCCAGCCCTGGATCGTGTTCGGGCTCATGCTCACCGAGGACGGCGTCTCGCCGAACGTCCCCGGCTGGAACGTGCTGGTCTCGCTCATCGCGTTCACGGCGATCTACGCCGGCCTCGCGGTCGTCGAGTTCGGCCTCATCGTCAAGGCCGTGCGCAAGGGGCCCGAGACCCTGCCCGACGGCGCCTCGGATCTCCCGGTCGACAAGACCCCGACGACGGTCTACTAG
- a CDS encoding helix-turn-helix transcriptional regulator, which produces MTSGHPAGYSAISSYSRVEILHLIQEQSQRTIAELVDATGLHANTVREHLQRLIDDGYIIAEPEKRTTRGRPRVLYSAADGAETSSPIQRRKVRAAAERGDLMRRVLPETDATELDTAAVHQLDAVVEDLLDAGFDPVVDEQSLTIDLTPCAHATAQAGHRDVLCRVHLGLVEGVLREAGGPLTVTGMLPACDPSECVVQLRLRGDATRP; this is translated from the coding sequence GTGACGAGCGGCCACCCGGCGGGATACAGCGCGATCTCCAGCTACTCGCGCGTCGAGATCCTGCACCTCATCCAGGAGCAGTCGCAGCGCACGATCGCCGAGCTCGTCGACGCCACCGGCCTGCACGCCAACACCGTGCGCGAGCACCTGCAGCGGCTCATCGACGACGGCTACATCATCGCCGAGCCCGAGAAGCGCACGACCCGCGGCCGTCCGCGGGTGCTCTACAGCGCGGCCGACGGCGCCGAGACCTCCAGCCCCATCCAGCGCCGCAAGGTGCGCGCCGCCGCCGAGCGCGGCGACCTCATGCGCCGCGTGCTGCCCGAGACCGACGCGACCGAGCTCGACACCGCCGCCGTGCACCAGCTCGACGCCGTCGTCGAAGACCTGCTCGACGCCGGCTTCGACCCCGTCGTCGACGAGCAGAGCCTCACGATCGACCTGACGCCGTGCGCGCACGCGACCGCCCAGGCCGGCCACCGCGACGTGCTGTGCCGCGTGCACCTGGGGCTCGTCGAGGGAGTGCTGCGCGAGGCGGGCGGCCCGCTCACCGTCACGGGCATGCTCCCCGCCTGCGACCCGTCCGAGTGCGTCGTGCAGCTGCGCCTGAGAGGCGACGCGACGCGCCCCTGA
- a CDS encoding Lrp/AsnC family transcriptional regulator, which translates to MAANPTIELDRVDTAILRALQLNGRQSIAELARGVNMSHSATAERVRRLEEAGVIGGYGAQVDAERLGYAVLAFVRLRYPSSVYDPLHRLLDGLPEVIEAHHVTGDDCFIMKVVATSMKHLEQISGRIGQLGSVTTSVVYSSALPPRPLLPPLPRA; encoded by the coding sequence ATGGCAGCGAATCCCACGATCGAGCTCGACCGGGTCGACACCGCGATCCTCCGCGCGCTGCAGCTCAACGGGCGGCAGAGCATCGCGGAGCTGGCCCGCGGAGTGAACATGAGCCACAGCGCGACCGCCGAGCGGGTCCGACGGCTGGAGGAGGCCGGAGTGATCGGCGGCTACGGCGCCCAGGTCGACGCCGAGCGCCTCGGCTACGCGGTGCTCGCCTTCGTGCGCCTGCGCTATCCGAGCAGCGTCTACGACCCGCTCCACCGCCTCCTCGACGGCCTGCCGGAGGTGATCGAGGCGCATCACGTCACCGGTGACGACTGCTTCATCATGAAGGTCGTGGCCACGAGCATGAAGCACCTGGAGCAGATCAGCGGCAGGATCGGCCAGCTCGGCAGCGTCACCACGAGCGTCGTGTACTCCTCCGCGCTCCCGCCGAGGCCCCTGCTCCCGCCCCTCCCCCGCGCATAG
- a CDS encoding rhodanese-like domain-containing protein, whose protein sequence is MNAHRTSADALVAHFSAKLEHETDPSDVAAARAAGERFTLVDVRSAAAFAQGHLPGALHIPHAEIPERAVAEVPAELPVVVYCWGPGCNGSTRGALEFARLGYRVKEMIGGYEYWVREGLRTVTPDGSTRAPVDPLTGVV, encoded by the coding sequence ATGAACGCACACCGGACCTCCGCCGACGCCCTCGTCGCCCACTTCTCGGCCAAGCTCGAACACGAGACCGACCCTTCCGACGTCGCGGCCGCGCGCGCCGCAGGCGAGCGGTTCACGCTCGTGGACGTGCGCTCGGCCGCGGCGTTCGCGCAGGGCCACCTGCCGGGCGCCCTGCACATCCCGCACGCGGAGATCCCCGAGCGCGCGGTCGCCGAGGTGCCGGCGGAGCTTCCGGTGGTCGTCTACTGCTGGGGCCCCGGCTGCAACGGCTCCACGCGCGGCGCGCTCGAGTTCGCGCGGCTCGGCTACCGCGTCAAGGAGATGATCGGCGGCTACGAGTACTGGGTGCGCGAGGGCCTGCGCACCGTGACGCCCGACGGATCGACGCGGGCCCCCGTCGACCCCCTCACCGGTGTCGTGTGA
- a CDS encoding LLM class flavin-dependent oxidoreductase — MQRFGTLSFGHYGPLGGGRQLTAQDSMLQAIDLAQGMDDLGVNGTYFRVHHFARQQSAPLPLLAAIAARTRHIEVGTGVIDLRYENPLYLAEEAAAVDLISGGRLALGVSRGSPETVVRGYEAFGYTGSADPRGADLARDHFDLFLRAIEGEGLAERDSSSPFGGGTGSQRVEPHSPGLRSRVWWGAGNRETAQWAGRKGVNLMSSTLLTEADGRPFDQLQAEQIELFRAAWREAGHPGTPRVSVSRSVFPITTAEDELYFGGSGEGDGIGYIDGFRSTFGKTYAAAPDVLVEQLRQDAAVAAADTLMLTIPSQLGVAFNLRIIEAFATHVAPALGWRPGTGTPVEEGTT; from the coding sequence ATGCAGAGATTCGGAACGCTCTCCTTCGGCCACTACGGTCCCCTCGGGGGCGGACGGCAGCTCACCGCGCAGGACTCGATGCTGCAGGCGATCGACCTCGCGCAGGGCATGGACGACCTCGGCGTGAACGGCACCTACTTCCGCGTGCACCACTTCGCGCGGCAGCAGTCCGCGCCCCTGCCGCTGCTCGCGGCGATCGCGGCCCGCACGCGGCACATCGAGGTCGGCACGGGCGTCATCGACCTGCGCTACGAGAACCCCCTCTACCTCGCCGAGGAGGCCGCGGCCGTCGACCTCATCTCGGGCGGACGGCTCGCGCTCGGCGTCAGCCGGGGGTCGCCCGAGACCGTCGTGCGCGGCTACGAAGCGTTCGGATACACCGGTTCGGCCGACCCGCGCGGCGCCGATCTGGCCCGCGACCACTTCGACCTCTTCCTCCGTGCGATCGAGGGCGAGGGCCTCGCCGAGCGCGACTCGTCGAGCCCGTTCGGCGGCGGCACCGGCAGCCAGCGCGTCGAGCCGCACTCCCCCGGCCTGCGATCGCGCGTGTGGTGGGGCGCCGGCAACCGCGAGACCGCCCAGTGGGCGGGGCGGAAGGGCGTCAACCTCATGTCGTCGACGCTGCTCACCGAGGCCGACGGCCGCCCGTTCGACCAGCTGCAGGCCGAGCAGATCGAGCTGTTCCGCGCCGCCTGGCGCGAGGCGGGGCACCCCGGCACGCCGCGCGTGTCGGTGAGCCGCTCGGTGTTCCCGATCACGACCGCCGAGGACGAGCTGTACTTCGGCGGCTCCGGCGAGGGCGACGGCATCGGCTATATCGACGGCTTCCGCTCCACGTTCGGCAAGACCTACGCGGCCGCCCCCGACGTGCTCGTCGAGCAGCTGCGGCAGGATGCCGCCGTGGCCGCCGCCGACACCCTCATGCTGACGATCCCCTCGCAGCTCGGCGTCGCCTTCAACCTGCGCATCATCGAAGCCTTCGCGACGCACGTCGCGCCCGCGCTCGGCTGGCGGCCCGGCACCGGGACGCCGGTCGAGGAGGGCACGACCTGA
- a CDS encoding IS1096 element passenger TnpR family protein, with protein MTPTRLLHLDVSLSGVAPATTRRLAIREDLTLTHLHEAIQIAFHGDRTAHHVFCDRDPFPYGLPHDRDELDHQHAWHAHYGYRDPATRRWGDRWTMIDLRDPDVRDASTMPVAAALRGVDRLHYRSGDPHGDDELVWFRIDAVGDEAGPAGAAPVRLIGATGPSPLDFGRVRDYAVCLAALYDPSDPDHDAARDVLDRATGPWASFDAGACDVDGIQRRLDERWASPRPATVVTTPLARLIDAVSPPARAGLRRHVQAAGLHVPPLLAEDEVARFTAPFAWLVRRAVEGTLPVVDRRLGPESLRAWADAVDADPDDLPAVLATARALGLVRTFRGALATRRPIAAAADRPLDLWTEMAAALFTRRHSAASPTDDALLCLAIADGSIGDDGWQRIAHAQEAIAADRAWMPWTHDRHRPRLRRSVLGGFDTHDRVDEHGSAQTTREPRHRPDPMAAQRSLASFTALLEPLGLTAHANGGWSASAPLVSFARAALTGPITSAWAADRHDDRSAF; from the coding sequence ATGACTCCCACCCGTCTCCTGCACCTCGACGTCTCCCTCAGCGGCGTCGCCCCCGCGACGACCCGCCGCCTCGCGATCCGCGAGGACCTCACCCTCACTCATCTGCACGAGGCCATCCAGATCGCCTTCCACGGCGACCGCACGGCCCACCACGTCTTCTGCGATCGCGATCCGTTCCCCTACGGGCTGCCGCACGATCGCGACGAGCTCGACCACCAGCACGCCTGGCACGCCCACTACGGGTACCGCGACCCCGCGACGCGACGCTGGGGCGACCGCTGGACGATGATCGACCTGCGCGACCCCGACGTGCGCGACGCCTCGACGATGCCGGTGGCGGCCGCGCTGCGCGGCGTCGATCGCCTGCACTACCGCAGCGGCGACCCGCACGGCGACGACGAGCTGGTGTGGTTCCGCATCGACGCCGTCGGCGACGAGGCGGGCCCGGCCGGTGCCGCGCCCGTGCGGCTGATCGGCGCGACCGGGCCCTCGCCGCTCGACTTCGGCCGCGTGCGCGACTACGCGGTCTGCCTCGCCGCCCTCTACGACCCCTCCGACCCGGATCACGACGCGGCCCGTGACGTGCTCGATCGCGCGACCGGTCCATGGGCCTCGTTCGACGCCGGTGCGTGCGACGTCGACGGCATCCAGCGTCGCCTCGACGAGCGCTGGGCATCGCCGCGGCCCGCGACGGTCGTCACGACGCCGCTCGCGCGGCTGATCGACGCGGTCTCGCCGCCGGCACGCGCCGGCCTGCGGCGCCACGTGCAGGCCGCGGGCCTGCACGTTCCCCCGCTTCTCGCCGAGGACGAGGTCGCGCGGTTCACGGCGCCGTTCGCGTGGCTCGTCCGCCGCGCCGTCGAGGGTACGCTCCCCGTCGTCGACCGCCGGCTGGGGCCCGAGTCGCTGCGGGCGTGGGCGGATGCCGTCGACGCCGACCCCGACGACCTGCCCGCCGTGCTCGCGACGGCGCGCGCTCTGGGCCTCGTCCGCACGTTCCGCGGGGCGCTGGCGACACGCAGGCCGATCGCCGCCGCGGCCGACCGGCCGCTCGACCTGTGGACGGAGATGGCCGCCGCGCTCTTCACGCGACGGCATTCCGCGGCGAGCCCGACGGATGACGCCCTGCTCTGCCTCGCGATCGCCGACGGCAGCATCGGAGACGACGGATGGCAGCGCATCGCGCACGCGCAGGAGGCGATCGCCGCCGACCGCGCATGGATGCCATGGACGCACGACCGGCACCGCCCGCGGCTGCGCCGATCGGTGCTGGGCGGCTTCGACACGCACGACCGCGTCGACGAGCACGGCTCCGCACAGACGACACGAGAGCCCCGGCACCGCCCGGACCCGATGGCGGCGCAGCGGTCCCTCGCCTCGTTCACCGCGCTGCTGGAGCCGCTCGGCCTCACGGCGCACGCGAACGGCGGCTGGTCGGCATCCGCGCCCCTCGTCTCGTTCGCACGCGCGGCCCTGACCGGCCCGATCACGTCCGCGTGGGCCGCGGACCGGCACGATGACCGCTCCGCGTTCTGA
- a CDS encoding DNA glycosylase AlkZ-like family protein, with product MQPHRLSRDDARRLVVRAQLLDAERPGDVVEVAEQLGAIKIDPTATIAPSEQTIPWSRIGWSYEPGQLTKAVETDRQLFEHDGQFHPVSMLAPLVATLRGRQLRAGTQAWLDANERFRADVCARLRAEGPLQASAIPDTSQVPADSSSGWHGTNQVPRMLEVLSRIGEVMVVGRVGRQRVWDVAERALPAGLPVPPLDEAQRMLEERMLQGAGLARRRSPWTPVGDAGEPAEVEGSAWKWRVDPAALAALDDDPGGRVGILNPYDRMLFDRPRLKELFGFDYVLEQFKPKAQRVYGAFAHPILVGDRFLGLLDAALDKKKETLVVTAVHELVPFDEDETEMVRAEIRDLAEWLGVGLTGVS from the coding sequence ATGCAGCCCCATCGGCTTTCGCGAGACGACGCCCGCCGCCTCGTCGTCCGCGCCCAGCTCCTCGACGCGGAGCGGCCGGGCGACGTCGTCGAGGTCGCCGAGCAGCTCGGCGCGATCAAGATCGACCCCACCGCGACGATCGCCCCCAGCGAGCAGACCATCCCGTGGAGCCGCATCGGCTGGTCGTACGAGCCCGGACAGCTGACCAAGGCCGTCGAGACCGACCGTCAGCTGTTCGAGCACGACGGCCAGTTCCATCCCGTGAGCATGCTCGCGCCGCTCGTCGCGACCCTGCGCGGGCGGCAGCTCCGCGCCGGCACCCAGGCGTGGCTCGACGCGAACGAGCGGTTCCGCGCCGACGTGTGCGCGCGGCTGCGCGCCGAGGGGCCGCTGCAGGCGTCCGCGATCCCCGACACGAGCCAGGTCCCGGCCGACAGCTCCTCGGGCTGGCACGGCACCAACCAGGTGCCGCGGATGCTCGAGGTGCTGTCCCGCATCGGCGAGGTCATGGTCGTCGGCCGCGTCGGCCGCCAGCGGGTGTGGGACGTCGCCGAGCGCGCCCTGCCCGCCGGCCTTCCCGTGCCTCCCCTCGACGAGGCGCAGCGGATGCTGGAGGAGCGGATGCTGCAGGGCGCGGGCCTCGCACGACGCCGCTCGCCGTGGACGCCGGTCGGCGACGCGGGCGAGCCCGCCGAGGTGGAGGGGAGCGCGTGGAAGTGGCGCGTCGACCCCGCCGCGCTGGCCGCGCTCGACGACGACCCGGGCGGGCGCGTCGGCATCCTCAACCCCTATGACCGCATGCTGTTCGACCGGCCCCGGCTGAAGGAGCTGTTCGGCTTCGACTACGTGCTCGAGCAGTTCAAGCCCAAGGCGCAGCGGGTCTACGGCGCGTTCGCGCATCCGATCCTCGTGGGCGATCGCTTTCTCGGCCTGCTCGACGCGGCGCTCGACAAGAAGAAGGAGACCCTCGTGGTGACGGCCGTGCACGAGCTCGTGCCGTTCGACGAGGACGAGACCGAGATGGTGCGGGCGGAGATCCGCGACCTCGCCGAGTGGCTCGGCGTGGGGCTCACGGGGGTGAGCTGA
- a CDS encoding DUF3054 domain-containing protein, translating to MSAPASVVSRPSTAAIVGAFVLDVVLVVAFAAAGRASHDEDVLAGLAHTSWPFLAALAVGWLVLRAWRAPAAPVRTGVGLWIVTVAGGMLLRVVSDQGTALPFVIVATLTLGALLVGWRLLAALVTRRRR from the coding sequence ATGAGTGCACCGGCATCCGTCGTCTCCCGTCCGTCGACCGCTGCGATCGTCGGCGCGTTCGTGCTCGACGTCGTGCTCGTCGTCGCGTTCGCCGCCGCGGGCCGGGCGAGCCATGACGAGGACGTGCTCGCGGGGCTCGCGCACACGTCCTGGCCGTTCCTCGCGGCGCTCGCCGTCGGCTGGCTCGTGCTGCGCGCGTGGCGTGCGCCCGCCGCGCCTGTGCGCACGGGCGTCGGCCTCTGGATCGTGACCGTCGCGGGCGGCATGCTGCTGCGTGTCGTGTCGGATCAGGGCACGGCGCTGCCGTTCGTGATCGTCGCGACGCTCACGCTGGGTGCTCTGCTCGTGGGCTGGCGACTCCTCGCGGCGCTCGTGACGCGACGGCGGCGCTGA
- a CDS encoding M20/M25/M40 family metallo-hydrolase: protein MTPEPSPVVDLTCELVAVDSVSPSLAPGHAGERAIAELLAERLRRAGYDVELVEAPDDPRRVSVVAVHAGEGNAGHGSGGNGGGRPGRSVVLNGHLDTVGVEGMPHPFLPRVEDGRLLGRGASDMKGGVAGLVVAAEELARRGHAGTVIVALVADEEDASVGALAVIDRLRARGLTADACLIAEPTWLSLAASHRGYALHRVVLTGRAAHSSQPEQGIDVMTPLARLLTRVAEHDGRLRDGRAHPTGLRGSLMATVAHAGTAPFTVAARAEVSVERRTVPGEDAGTGLRELEGMLADVRAEFPHVGAEAELIVARDAWQLPADGPAAELSALLADGLAASGYAPPPLAAPYWMESALWQAAGVPTIVCGPAGGGLHAIDEWVDVDQLTVFPRVVAAAVERFLRD from the coding sequence ATGACCCCGGAGCCGTCCCCCGTCGTCGACCTGACGTGCGAGCTCGTCGCCGTCGACTCGGTGAGCCCCAGCCTTGCGCCGGGGCACGCGGGCGAGCGCGCGATCGCCGAGCTGCTCGCCGAACGGCTGCGGCGCGCCGGATACGACGTCGAGCTCGTCGAGGCGCCGGACGACCCGCGGCGCGTGAGCGTCGTCGCCGTGCACGCGGGCGAGGGGAACGCGGGCCACGGGAGCGGAGGGAACGGGGGCGGGAGGCCGGGCCGCTCGGTCGTGCTCAACGGACACCTCGACACGGTCGGCGTGGAGGGGATGCCGCATCCGTTCTTACCGCGCGTCGAGGACGGGCGCCTGCTCGGACGGGGTGCGAGCGACATGAAGGGCGGCGTCGCGGGCCTCGTCGTCGCGGCCGAGGAGCTCGCCCGGCGCGGGCACGCCGGCACGGTGATCGTGGCGCTCGTCGCCGACGAGGAGGATGCCAGCGTCGGCGCCCTCGCCGTCATCGATCGGCTGCGCGCCCGCGGGCTGACCGCCGACGCGTGCCTCATCGCCGAGCCGACCTGGCTGAGCCTCGCCGCGTCGCACCGCGGATACGCCCTGCACCGCGTCGTGCTCACGGGACGGGCCGCGCACTCGTCGCAGCCCGAGCAGGGCATCGACGTCATGACGCCCCTGGCGCGGCTGCTCACCCGTGTCGCCGAGCACGACGGGCGGCTGCGCGACGGGCGCGCGCACCCGACGGGTCTGCGCGGGTCGCTCATGGCGACCGTCGCGCACGCGGGCACCGCGCCGTTCACGGTCGCGGCCCGCGCGGAGGTCTCCGTCGAGCGGCGCACCGTGCCGGGCGAGGATGCCGGGACCGGGCTGCGTGAGCTCGAGGGGATGCTCGCCGACGTCCGCGCCGAGTTCCCACACGTCGGTGCCGAGGCCGAGCTGATCGTGGCGCGCGACGCATGGCAGCTGCCCGCCGATGGTCCCGCGGCGGAGCTCTCCGCGCTCCTGGCGGACGGGCTGGCCGCGTCAGGGTATGCGCCGCCGCCGCTGGCCGCGCCGTACTGGATGGAGTCGGCGCTGTGGCAGGCCGCCGGCGTGCCCACGATCGTCTGCGGTCCCGCCGGCGGCGGCCTGCACGCGATCGACGAGTGGGTCGACGTCGACCAGCTCACCGTCTTTCCGCGCGTCGTCGCCGCGGCGGTCGAGCGCTTCCTGCGCGACTGA
- a CDS encoding GNAT family N-acetyltransferase, with translation MTSRELAAGAVLRPARPGDEPGILACIRALAVYEREPDAVENTEQMLTAALFGDDPRAFAHVVEREGRVEGIALWFLTYSTWTGRHGIWLEDLFVYEEHRGRGYGKALISALAALCVERGYSRLEWTVLDWNAPSIAFYRSIGAAPMDEWTTQRLTGPALEALARA, from the coding sequence GTGACGTCTCGTGAGCTCGCCGCCGGCGCCGTGCTGCGCCCCGCCCGTCCCGGCGACGAGCCGGGGATCCTCGCCTGCATCCGGGCGCTCGCCGTCTACGAGCGCGAGCCCGACGCGGTCGAGAACACGGAGCAGATGCTGACCGCCGCGCTCTTCGGCGACGACCCGCGTGCGTTCGCGCACGTCGTGGAGCGCGAGGGGCGCGTCGAGGGCATCGCGCTGTGGTTCCTCACCTACTCGACGTGGACGGGGAGGCACGGCATCTGGCTCGAGGACCTCTTCGTGTACGAGGAGCACCGGGGGCGCGGCTACGGGAAGGCGCTCATCTCCGCGCTCGCGGCGCTGTGCGTCGAGCGCGGCTACTCGCGCCTGGAATGGACGGTGCTCGACTGGAATGCGCCGTCGATCGCCTTCTACCGCTCGATCGGTGCGGCGCCGATGGACGAGTGGACGACGCAGCGGCTCACCGGGCCGGCGCTGGAGGCGCTCGCCCGCGCGTGA
- a CDS encoding ArsR/SmtB family transcription factor, with translation MMDAGDKTPVDDDDDRVFKALASPVRRRLLDLLRDAPRTTGELCALVPEIDRTTVLQHLRVLEAAELVTGRRVGRERHLSLAPLPIKRISDRWISGYTRAAVELLARLDEPHAPR, from the coding sequence ATGATGGATGCCGGGGACAAGACACCCGTCGACGACGATGACGACCGGGTGTTCAAGGCCCTGGCATCCCCCGTCCGCCGCCGCCTCCTGGACCTGCTGCGCGACGCGCCCCGCACGACGGGCGAGCTGTGCGCGCTCGTCCCCGAGATCGACCGCACGACCGTGCTGCAGCATCTGCGCGTGCTGGAGGCCGCCGAGCTCGTCACGGGACGCCGGGTCGGCCGCGAGCGGCACCTCTCCCTCGCCCCGCTGCCGATCAAGCGCATCAGCGACCGCTGGATCAGCGGCTACACGCGCGCCGCGGTCGAGCTGCTCGCCCGCCTCGATGAGCCGCACGCGCCACGATGA